In Edaphobacter bradus, the following are encoded in one genomic region:
- a CDS encoding ComEC/Rec2 family competence protein, which produces MKRTGWVRRRLWVYAVSVAAVLALQAMNIAGGQSTKGGGGRLKVYFVDVEGGQATLFVTPAGRSLLIDTGWPGNDFRDASRIVATARRAGLRKIDYVLITHYHVDHVGGLPQLLERIPVGAVIDHGPNREMDQGPTEHGYEAYLKAIGDRKIRRITAHSGDVLPIIGMKATVVSSDGDLVTSPLAGGGGANPYCKDSETRPTDETENARSVGVQIVFGKLKLLDLGDLTWDKEMELMCPANRLGTVDVLIVSHHGSDLSSSPALVGALDARVAMMDNGAKKGGSTPTLDTIRKAPALEALWQLHYSEEGGTEHNTPEEFIANPEGVDGEYLELIGSGDGSFDVMNSRTRKSVHYSAR; this is translated from the coding sequence ATGAAACGAACAGGCTGGGTGAGGCGAAGGCTATGGGTTTACGCCGTTTCAGTGGCCGCAGTGCTGGCACTGCAGGCGATGAATATTGCAGGCGGCCAGAGCACAAAGGGCGGCGGGGGCAGGCTCAAGGTCTACTTTGTGGATGTGGAGGGCGGTCAGGCGACGCTGTTTGTGACTCCGGCGGGACGCTCACTGCTGATCGATACGGGCTGGCCGGGCAATGATTTCCGCGATGCGAGCCGGATCGTTGCGACAGCCAGGAGGGCGGGGCTGCGGAAGATCGACTATGTTCTGATTACGCACTACCACGTAGACCATGTGGGGGGACTGCCGCAGCTGCTGGAACGGATTCCGGTGGGCGCGGTGATCGACCACGGCCCCAACCGCGAGATGGACCAAGGCCCCACCGAACACGGCTATGAGGCCTACCTGAAGGCGATCGGCGACAGGAAGATCAGGCGGATTACCGCGCATTCAGGGGACGTGCTGCCGATCATCGGAATGAAGGCTACTGTTGTGAGCTCGGACGGCGATCTGGTGACGAGTCCGCTGGCCGGCGGAGGCGGGGCCAATCCTTATTGCAAAGATTCTGAGACGAGACCAACGGACGAGACCGAGAATGCACGGTCGGTCGGAGTGCAGATCGTCTTCGGCAAGCTGAAGCTGCTGGACCTGGGCGACCTGACGTGGGACAAGGAGATGGAGCTTATGTGTCCGGCGAACAGGCTGGGCACGGTCGATGTGTTGATCGTCTCGCACCATGGGTCGGATCTGAGTTCGAGCCCGGCGCTGGTAGGCGCGCTGGACGCGCGGGTGGCCATGATGGACAATGGCGCGAAAAAAGGCGGGTCGACGCCGACGCTGGACACGATCAGAAAGGCTCCGGCGCTCGAGGCGCTGTGGCAACTGCATTACTCGGAGGAGGGTGGCACGGAACACAATACTCCGGAGGAGTTCATTGCCAACCCGGAGGGGGTGGACGGCGAGTATCTGGAGCTGATCGGCAGCG
- a CDS encoding cellulase family glycosylhydrolase, with amino-acid sequence MRNLAIFLCLTLSLATSALAQRRWTEQQANDWYARQPWLVGANYVPSDAINQLEMFQAATFNPALNDRELGAAESIGMNTVRVFLQDQLWEQDPKGFTRRLDAFLAISAKHHIRPLLVLFDSCWEPNPHLGPQHPPIPGVHNSGWVQSPGAPGLTDPAYEPKLEAYVKGVVGAFANDDRILGWDIWNEPDNTSGRPGEPKNKAELVAALLPKTFAWARSVHPTQPLTSGVWTGDWTDPAQESPVTKIQLAESDIITFHNYGWPEDFEARVKSLEPLHRPILCTEYMARGSGSTFDTVLPLAKQLNVAAINWGLVAGKTQTYLPWDSWLHPYVLSQPTIWFHDVFHPDLTPYRQHEVDLIHALTGRGTPPTLTAK; translated from the coding sequence ATGCGAAATCTGGCGATCTTTCTGTGCCTCACGCTCTCTCTGGCTACCTCGGCTCTGGCTCAGCGCCGCTGGACCGAGCAGCAAGCCAACGACTGGTACGCCCGCCAGCCCTGGCTGGTCGGTGCCAACTATGTCCCTTCCGACGCGATCAACCAGCTTGAGATGTTCCAGGCTGCAACCTTCAATCCCGCGCTCAACGACCGCGAGCTCGGAGCCGCCGAATCCATCGGCATGAACACCGTCCGCGTCTTCCTCCAGGACCAGCTCTGGGAGCAGGACCCCAAAGGGTTCACCCGGCGCCTCGACGCCTTCCTCGCCATCTCCGCGAAGCACCACATTCGCCCGCTGCTCGTCCTCTTCGACTCCTGCTGGGAGCCCAACCCGCATCTCGGCCCGCAGCACCCTCCCATCCCCGGCGTGCACAACTCCGGATGGGTCCAGAGCCCCGGAGCCCCCGGCCTCACCGACCCCGCCTACGAGCCAAAACTTGAGGCTTATGTCAAAGGAGTCGTCGGAGCCTTCGCAAACGACGACCGCATCCTCGGCTGGGACATCTGGAACGAGCCCGACAACACCAGCGGCAGGCCCGGCGAGCCTAAGAACAAGGCAGAGCTCGTCGCCGCACTCCTGCCGAAGACCTTCGCCTGGGCACGCTCCGTCCATCCCACCCAGCCCCTCACCAGCGGTGTCTGGACCGGCGACTGGACCGACCCCGCCCAGGAGAGCCCCGTCACCAAAATCCAGCTCGCCGAATCCGACATCATCACCTTCCATAACTACGGCTGGCCTGAGGACTTCGAGGCCCGCGTCAAATCGCTCGAGCCCCTGCACCGCCCCATCCTCTGCACCGAGTATATGGCTCGCGGCAGCGGCAGCACCTTTGACACCGTCCTCCCCCTCGCCAAACAACTCAACGTAGCTGCCATCAACTGGGGCCTCGTCGCTGGCAAGACCCAAACCTACCTCCCCTGGGACTCCTGGCTGCATCCCTACGTCCTCTCTCAGCCAACCATCTGGTTCCACGACGTCTTCCACCCGGACCTCACCCCCTACCGCCAGCACGAAGTCGACCTCATCCACGCCCTCACCGGCCGCGGAACCCCGCCCACGCTCACAGCAAAGTAG